GGGGATTAAACCAACGCGATTCGGCTGTAAGCCGCGGATGTCTTGTAGCGGGAGCGGTCGTCCGATCGGACCGCGCGAGACGCCAGAAACGCGCGAGGCGCTCGAGCCGCGCGGTCGAGCGCTACTCGAGGCGCCGGTACAGCGCCATGACGTCGTCGATGTCCTCCTCGCCGTCGTTGTTGATGTCGTACCGGCCCGGCATCGGCTCGGGGTCGGTGATGTGGCCCGTCCGCTCGATCGAAAGCGTCGCCGTCGCCTCGCCGACGGCAACCTCGTACTCACCGGGTTCGACGACCTTCGCCTGGTGGCCGGGCACGTCGCCGGGGACGACCTCGAGCGTCGAGAGGTCGAGTTCGATCGTGACCGTTTCGCTGTCGCCGGCGTCGACGTGGACGCGCTCGAAGCCCATCAGGCGGCGGTGGGGCTGGAGGACCGACCCGTAGGATTCGGTGTTGTAGACCTCGACGATGTGGTCGCCGGCCGCGTCGCCGGTGTTGTGGACGGTGACCTGCGCCGTGACCGTCGGCGTCGACGCGGGGTCGTCGACGGTCGCCGGCGACAGCGAGAGGTCGGAGTACTCCCAATCGGTGTAGGAGAGCCCGTGGCCGAACTCGAACTGGACCAGCTGGTCCTCGGCGCCGACGGACTGGCGCGGCGGGTAGTCGTCGTAGAACTGCGGGACGTGGCCGACGTTGCCCTCCCAGGTGAACGACAGCTTGCCGGAGGGGTTGTAGTCGCCGAACAGCGTGTCGGCGACCGCGACGCCGGTGTCGCTGCCGGGTTGGCCGGCGAACAGCACCGCGTCGAGGTGGTCGAACGTTTCGGCGGTCCCGCGCGGGCTGCCGGCGAGGATCACGCCGACGAGCGGGACGTCGTCGCCGGTCAACTCGTCGACCAATTCCACGAGTTGCCGCTGGGCCTCGGGGAACCGCATCTTGTCGCGGTCGCCGAAGCCCTCGTTGTGCGGCCCCTCGCCGAGGACGATCACGACAGCGTCCGAGGCGGGTGCCGCGTTCTGAATCGCCGCCGCCTGCTCGTCGGTCACGTCGAAGAAACCGTTGTCGAAGTTCTCGAAGATGCTCTCGTAGGGGGCCGCGCGGAACTCGGTCGGAACGTGGGTGAGCCGGTCGCCGAGCCGGGCGGCCAGCCCGTCCTCGATCGTGTTCTGTCGCGGCCGCGGGCCGTCCTCGGTGAGGTCGCCGTCCTCGATCCCCTGCCAGCCCAGCGTCCAGCCGCCGTGTTGCATCAGGAACCGGTTCGGCGTCCCGTCCTCGATTCCGGGCCCGGTCAACAGGACGCGTTCGGACCCCTCGAGCGGCAGGGCGTCGTCCTCGTTTTTCAGCAGGACGAGCGACTCTTTGGCCAACTGCTCGGAAACGCTCTGAGCGCCGCCGACGAACTCGTCGATGCGATCTTCGGGGACGGTCGGCTGCTCGAACAGCCCCAGTTCCAGCTTGAGCTCGAGGATTCGCCGCACCGAGACGTCGATCCGCTCCTCGGAGAGTTCGCCGCTCTCGACGAGATCGATCACCGTGTCGATGAAGTCCGTCGGCGCGACCTCGCCGCCGCACATGTGCATGTCGACGCCGGCGGCGATCCCCTGCTTGACCGCCTCGCGCCAGCCCTCCTCGGTGTCGGGCAGGTACTCGTGGTTAGAGATGAGCCGGTAGAAGTCGTCCCAGTCACTCAGTACGACGCCGTCGAACTCGAAGCGCTTGCGCAGCACCTGGATCAGCAACCAACTCGAGGCGTGGGCCGGCTTGCCGTTGACCGCGCCGCTGTTGACCATGACCGTCTTGGCCTCCTCGAGGGCGCGCTCGTAGGCCGGGAGCTGTCTGGTCCGCAGGTCCCGCATCGAGGTGCGGACGTGGGCGCGGTCCTTGCCGGTGTTGGGCGTCCCGTAGCCGGCGAAGTGTTTGACCGTCGCGGCGACGCGGCCGTTCCGTTCGAAGCCGCGGGCGCGGGCCTTCCCCATCTCGCCCAGCAGCATCGAGTCCTCGCTGTGACCTTCGAAGAAGCGCCCCCAGCGCATGTCACGCAGCAGGTCGACCGTCGGGCCGAAGATCCAGTGGCCGCCCATGGCCGCGATCTCCGCGCCGGTGTGAGTTGCCGCGGCCTCGACGAGGTCGATGTCGCGGGTCATCCCCATGTTGAGCCGCTGCGGGAAGCTCGTACAGCCGTCGAGCAGCGTATTTCCGTGAAGCGCGTCGCCGCCCCAGACGAACGGAATTCCCGTGCCGTTGTTGGTTACGTTGTACTGTTGGAGTCGGTTCAGCCCGGCGACGAACTCCTCGCCGTCGAACGTCGGGCCGGAGGCGCCGCCGTTGAGGATCGAGCCGACGTGCAGTTCGGTGAACAGTTCGCCGACCGTGGCCGGTTCATCGTGATCGTTGAACGCCGTCTCGGGACCGAACCCCTCGCCGAGATCGTCGATCGCGACCTGGGTCATCTGGCCGACCTTCTGCTCGAGCGTCATCTCCTCGAGCAGGCGGTCGATACTGTGTCGGTCACCGCCTGCACCCGCGTCTGCGGCCGCGCTGTCCGCTCCGAGACCGACCGCCGACGCCGCGGTCGCGGCGCCGGTCGCCTTCATGAACGTCCGCCGCGAGTCGTCTACCTCGTCCGATTCCTCCGCCTGTGAATTACCGTCCGGCATGCGAGGCGGTAACGGAACTCGGAGTATAATAAACATTTTCAGCATACAGCCGAATACGGTCGCAGTGACAACCGTACGGGCAAAATACGGCCCGAATACGTGACGTTTACCCGCCCGGGTAGAGGCCGCTCGAGCGGGCGTTTACTCCTCCCAATCGATCGCCTCGGTCCGCTCCGCACGTCTGAGGATGAAGGGGCCGAGCGAGCCGGTTCGCTTCGAAATGGTCGCGATTCGCAGGACGTAGGCCGCCAGCAGGAAAAAGGGGACGAGCGAGAGCGTCGCGCTCGTGCTCACGACCCATACCAGATTATCCACGCCGAGCGTCGTTCCCGGCAGCGATTCCTGATCGAGGTACAGCACCGTCGCCGTCGCGGCCACTACACCGGGCAGCCCGGCGTACAGGATCGACCGCGTGAGATGCACCAACTCCCACTGGAAGTACAGCGACTTGAAGTGCTCGAGCGCCGGGCCGAACAGCGTCAGGGCGTCGATCAACTCGTCGAACGCCGCTAGCTCGTCCTCCTCGAGGCTGTCCTCGTGTTCGTGGCGCAACCGCCTGACCGCGTAGATCTTCCAGGAGTAGTTGTAGTTCAGCCCCGAACGCAGGACGCCGAACTCGCCGAACGTCGAGGTCTCGAGTTGGGACCGAATCTCCTCGGAGTTGCGGCAAACGTTCTCGACCAGCCGCTCGGTCCGCCGTCGAAGTTGATCGTCGTCGCTATCGGCGACCGCTTCGCGCAGCGTTTCGGCCCGGTCGCTGCTCGTCTGCACGAGCGCCTGCAGGAACTGCGACGGGTCGGGCGGGCCGACCGAACCGAACAGCTCCTCGACGTTGCGGCGGTACTCCATCGCCTCGTCCATCCACGCCTGCTGGTCGCCCAGTCGACCGAGCTCCTGGGAGAGCACCAGCTGGTTGATCGAAACGACGAGCGTCACGCCGGTGAGAATCGCGGCGACCAACGCCTGAAACGCCGTGTCGATGGGCGTTCCGCTCTCCATCGCCGCCCGGAGCGGCATGGCGACCGTGCCGAGGCCGACGAAGGTCGTGAAGGCCGCGGCGGCCAACACGCCCGCGAGCAGCCACCGGTCCGCGTCGAGCAAGAACCAGTGTGCAACCGAACTCTCGCCCGTTCGTCCCCTGAGCGTGTCCTGCGACAGCGGGCCGCCCTCGTCCCCCTCGTCCATGGGCCCCGTTCGGTCGCCGGACGAAAAGCGGTTCAGCTTGAAGCGTGCCTCCACTCGAGCGCTCGCGAGTCCGGCCGGAGTGTGGGTTCTACTCTTCGCCGTCAAACCCGCCCCGATGGACGATTTCCTCGAGCGGCTTCCGATCGCTCGGTTGCTCGCGTTCCCGCAGGTCCTCGGGCAGCGTCTCCGGTAGCGCGCGCTCGCCGATCGCGACCATCGCCTGCACCTCGTACGCCTCGGGCACCTCGAGTTCGTCGGCTGCACGCTCGTAATCGAAGCCGGCGATCGGGTGGACAGCCAGACCGCGGCGCGTCCCCTCGAGCGCGAGGTTCTGCCAGGCGGCGCCGGTGTCGAACGCGTGCGTGGGCGCCGGGTCGTCGTTGTGATCGAACGTCGTCTTCGAGACGACGACCACGAGGACGGCAGCGTCGGTCGCCCACGCCTGATTCATCTCGTTGAGCAGGCCGACGAAGGTGTCCCACTCCTCGTCCTCGCGGTCGGCGTACAGAAATCGCCAGTGCTGGTTGTTAAAGGCCGACGGCGCCCAGCGGGCGGCTTCGAACAGCGGAAGATACTCCGCCTCCTCGAGCGGGTCGCCGGTCATCGCGCGGGGCGACCAGCGGTTGACGAAGAGCGGATCGACGTCGTACGCGGGCTCGCGATGCTCGGCGACTTCCTCCCGAAGCTCGTTTCGTTTCGAAGCGGTCTCTTGCATAGGGGTTTGTTTCGACTCGGTACACGTGTATTTTCCCGGACGACGGGGTGACCAGGTAACGGTCGTGTCGCCGAATCGTGTTCGCACGTTACACGATGACGGCGTGTGGCCTCCCGGAGAGCATCTCGAGTCGGATACTCGGCGGGTCACGGCGAAAGTCGAGCCGGGACGAAAGAAAGAGAGAACGACAAACCGGGACGCGACCGAACGATCAGGTGATCAGTCGTCGGCCGTCGCGGCCGCGCCGCGTTCGACGTCGATATTTCCTTCGTCCAGATCCCGCTCGACGTTGCGGGCCGCCTGGACCATGTTCGCCATCTTGCCGTAGGCGACCTCGCGGGGCAGCAGCTTCACGCCGCAGTCCGGCGAGACGACGAGCTGTTCCGGCGGGACGACCTCGAGGCCCTTCAAAATGTTTTCCTCGATCTGCTCCACGGACTCGACCTCGGCGACGTGGGCGTCGCAGACGCCGAGCGCGAGATCCTTCGTGAAGTCGGGGTCCTTGAAGACGTCCAGTTGCTCGTAGTCGCCGTTGGCGAGTTCGAGGTCGAACTCGTCGACGGGGAACTCGAGGATCTCGGGGTAGATGCGGGAGTAGTCGCCGTAACAGACGTGCAGGCCGATGCGGACCTCCTCGGGGATGTCGGCGACGATCCGCTCGAGGCACTCGCCGACGATGGCGTGGTCGTCGGGCGTGGTCGCGAGCGCGGGCTCGTCGATCTGGATGTAGCGGGCGCCGGCGTCGACGAGCTTCTCGATCTCCTCGTTGACCAGATCCGCGAGGTCGTAGGCGAGTTCCTCGTCGTCGTCGTAGGCCTCGTTGAACGACCAGTTCGCGAGCGTGTAGGGGCCGGTGATCGGGACCTTGACGGGCCGGTCGCTGGCGGCCGCGGTGAACTCGTACTCGTCGACGAGCCAGGAGTCGTCGTACTCGACCTCCGAGACGACCGACGGCTTGTCGAAGTAGTTGTGCCCCCAGACCTTGACGGGGCCGTTGAACTCGTAGCCCTCGATCCGGTGGGCGAAGAACTCGACCATCTCGTTGCGCCGCATCTCGCCGTCGACGACGACGTCTAGGCCGGCGCGTTCGTGTTCGTCCGTGATCAGGCGGGCGGCGTCGTCTTTCGCTTCCTGCCAGTCCTCTGCGTCGAACTCGTGGTCCTCGTCTCGGTAGAGCTCCTTCGCGCGGTTGAGCCACTTGGGCTTGGGGTAGGAGCCGACGACGGTCGTCAGCAGGAAGTGGTCGTTCTCGTGGTCGGCGGGTCGGAACTGATCCTTGTTTTCGTTCGTGGTCATGCTGCTTTCACCTCCGCGAGGGCCGCGGCTTCGGCAAGGATCTCGAGTTTCGCCTCGAACTTGCCGGAGGGCAGATAGAACGTCTCGGTGTTGGTCGTCAGGTAGACCGTCTCGAACTCGGCGACGGGCAGCTGGTCGTAGACCCACTCGACGCGGTCGCGGATCGCTTCGGGGTCCTCGACGAGCGTGTTCTGCCCGTCCGCGAGGCCGAGCGAGACGTCGTCGGTCGCGCCGTACTCCTGAATGTTGTAGAGGTTGTCGTCCTGTTCTGCGACGAAGTCGAAGCCGACCGCGTCGATGTCGGCGTCGAGCAGGTGCGCGTAGACCTTCTCCTCGAGCGCGCCCCAGTAGGGCTGGACGACGACGTCGGCGTCCGTGGCGCCGGCGACCTGGTCGATCGCTTCGCTGGCGCGCTCGTCGAGCCCGTCCTCGGGCGCCGACTCGACCAGCGAGGGCTCGAGCAGGAAGAGCGTCTCGTGCTCGGGGAAGGCGTCGACCTCGCCCTCGAGGAAGTCGGCGATCGCGCCGAGGAACTCGGCCTCGTCGCCGTACTGCTCGTCGGTCGCGAGATCGGCCAGCGAGTACGGGCCGGGGAGGACGGCCTGCAGGTCGTCGTCGGCCTCGAGCAGTTCGGCGGCGGCCTCGAGCTCGTTCGCGACGTCGCCGGAGAAACCGAGGTCGTCCTGGACGACGGGTTCGCGGTAGAAGTTGTTGTTGTCGTAGTAGCGGACGATTCCGCGGGTCTCGACGGCGTCGTGGACGGCCAGCGGGTGCGCGAGCATGTCGTCCCAGCGCAGTTGGCCCTCTACGATGCGGTCGAGGTCGGCGTCCTGTTGGACGCCGATCACTTCCTCGCGGGCCTCCTCGTAGGCCGCGGTGATCTCCTCGCTCTCGTCGCCGCTGATGAGGTCGTGTTTCTGGTGCCCCTTGAGGTCCGAGAGGTCGTCTTTCGCCCAGTCCGGGAGCGGATACAGCCCCGGCGTGGTCGAAACGTAGTCGGTCATCGTACGACCGGCTAGGCTATACCGGTGCTTAATATTTTCCATCCCGTCTAATACACGACGGTAATTTCGACGGCCTTCGGCGGCGACGCTCCCGATAGTATCCGTTACTCCGAAAATACCACGGAAAAGAAACAATCGCGGCCGGTCGATCGGCCGGTCAGCCGGGGTTCGCCGTCGCAAACTGTGCTACTCGGACGACTCGAGCGATAGCAGAAATACGAAATTCGATTAGACGAGCCCGACGGTTGATAATCAGTTAATATCATGTAGTTGCAGTGGGCGCATCGCATTCAATCCTCAATGAACTATCAATAAATACTAATAATAATGTTATTGAACGGCGAATTGCATGCTACCAGCTACCATGCCGTTGCAGATCGGCGGAGCAGGACCGCTCCTCGCGCTGGTCGCGGGGATCGCAACCATCGTCTTCCTCCTGATTTACCTCGACTTACCGCCGTTCATCGCGCTGGTCATCGCCGGGTTCGTCGTCGGCGCAGTTTCCCCCGACATTCCGTTCGGCGACGTGCCCGGGGAGTTCGCCGGATCGTTCGGGGACGGGATGGCCGGGATCGGTATCCCGATCCTGATGGCGGCGATCATCGGAAAGGCGATGATCGAAAGCGGCGCGGCGGACCGGATCGTCCGCTTTTTCAACGGCGTCTTCGGGCGGGACAACACCGAGTACTCGCTGTTCAGCAGCGGATTCGTCATGGCGATCCCGGTGTTTTTCGACAACGTGTTCTACCTGCTCGCGCCGCTGGCGCGAGCGGCGCGCTCGCGCACGGGGCAGAATTACGCGCTGTTCATCGTCGCCATCGGGGCGGCCGGCGCCGTGACGCACGGGTTCGTCCCGCCGACGCCGGGTCCGCTGCTCGCAGTCGAAACGTTTGCGGAGGCCGGTGCATCGACGAACCTGGGTCTGACGATCGGAGTCGGACTCCTGACGGGACTTCCGACCGCGCTCGTCGCCGGTCTCGGCTACGGCTACGTCATCAACCGACGGCTCGAGATCCCGCTGCGCGACGCGATGGGGACGACCGTCGAGGAACTGAACGAGAAGGTCGAGCGACCTACGAGTCAGCTTCCGGGCCTGCTCGAGGCGATGCTCCCGATCCTGCTGGCCGTCCTGCTGGTGGGTGCGGACACCTTCGTCACGACGTTCATCGGCGAGGATACCGCCGCCGCTTCGGTTACGAATTTCATCGGCGATCCGAACTTCGCGCTGACCGCGGCGGCGCTCGCTGCGGCGTTCACCTACTTCCGCATGAGCGACATCTCCGGAGATGTGTTCTCCGACGAACTGACAGAGGCGCTCAAAAGCGGCGGTAACATCGCGGCGATCACCGCCGCCGGCGGCGCGTTCGGGTACATGCTCCAGCAGGCCGGTGCCGGCGAACTCATCGCGAACAGCCTTCAGGAACTCGGCCTCGGCGTGCTCGCCACCGCGTGGGTGATCGCCGCGGGCGTGCGCCTGGTCCAGGGGTCTGCGACCGTCGCGATCACCACGACCGCGGGCATCACCGCGCCGATGGCCGGAAGCTTCAGCGCGAATCCCGCCTACCTGGTCATGGCGATCGGTGCGGGCGCGACCTTCTGCTCGTGGTACAACGACAGCGGCTTCTGGATCGTCAAGGAGATCGGCGGGCTCACCCAGGGCGAGACGCTCAAAACGTGGACCGTCTCGACGATCCTCATCGGGATCGTGGGCCTGATCAGCACGCTGGTCTTCTCGACGATCCTGCCGCTGGCCTAGTCGAATAGCTCGAGGACGGTCAGCGTCTCGAAGGGGAACGACTCGTCGGCGATTGCAGCGGCGCTAAAGCCCTCCTCGCCGGCCCGCTCGACGACCTCGTCGACGCCGGTGAGACTGCTGACCAGCAGGTAGACGACGCCGTCGGGCGCGATCACGCGGCCGACGTTCGCGAGGAACGGATCGATCACCGCGCGGCCGTCTTCGCCGCCCGACAGCGCGCGTTCCATCCAGTCGTCCCACTCGTTTTCGGGGTCGGTCGGCAGGTACGGCGGGTTAAAGAGGACGGCGTCGAACGCGCCGTCTGCGAACGGCGAAACGAGGTCCGCCCGAACCGTCTCGAGGCCCTCTTCGCGGGCCTGGCGAACGGCGTGGGGGTTCAGATCCGAGGCGATCACGCGGGCATCCGTCTCCGCGTCGACCCGATGGGCGACGTAGCCGGAGCCGGTGCCGACCTCGAGGACGAGCGGGGGATCGGCGTCCGCGTCGCCGTCACCGCCGCTGGAGTCGGCAGCCGTCCGGCCGATCCGTTCGCAGGCCGTTTCAGCCAGCAACTGCGAGTCTTCGGCCGGCTGGTACACCTCGGTTTCGACGTCGCGTCGGTCGCTGAGGTCCATCAGTGATCAGTTTTCCTCCGGTGGAGTCATCCGCTGTTCGTGGCTGTCGTTCTCGATTTCGGTGCCGTCGCCGGTCGACACGCTCGTTCCGTCGCCGGCGATCCGAAATCCGTCGGTTTCGGCCCGTCCCGACAGTTCCTGCTGCGGGAAGGGGATCTTGATTCCCTCGTCGTCGAACGCGTCCTTGATCGCGTTGATCGCGGCGGTTCGGGCCCGCCAGTGGCGTCTGGCGCTCGGCTTGTCGATCCAGAACCGCACGCCCAGTACCACCGCCGAGTCGCCGAACTCCTTCCCGACGACCTGCGGCCCGGGCGCGGACAGCGAGTACTCGAGGTCCGCGACGACCGACTCGGCGACGTCGGCGGCGTGCTCGAGGTCGGTCTCGTAGTCGACGCCGACCTCGATTTCGATACGCAATCGGCCGCGCCGCGAGCGGTTCGTTACCATTTCGGAGGAGACGACGTCGTTCGGGATCATGATGTACTCGCCGTCGAAGCTCCGCAGGCGCGTGTTGACGATCGAGATATCCGTGACGATTCCCTCCTCGTCCTCGACTTTGATCCAGTCGCCGATCTCGAACGGGCGGTCGAACATTAAGACGAAACCGGCTAACACCGTCCCCAGCGTCTGGCGCGCGGCCATACCGACGACGATACCGAGGAAGCCGGCCCCAACGAGCAGGCCGCCGAGATCGTCGATCCAGACGCCCAGCACGACGACCACCGAGACCGACCAGATGACGACCTGCGTCAGCCGGCGGGTGATCTCGCGCTGGTGGTCGGTGACGGCTGCCGCCGAGCCCAGCACCTCGTCGAGAACGCGCTTGACGAACCGCTGGAGGATGATCGTCCCGACGATGAGGATGAAGGAGACGATCGCTTTCGCCACGATGTCGCCGCCGAGGTCGAGTTGATCGAACCCGGTGTGGATCGTTCCCGTCAGGTCCCAGACGCCGACGACGATCGCGAGGGTGACCAGACAGGTGGCGATGAGGACCGCGGTCGACGCGATGTCGCCGTACAGCGGTTTCGTACGCTCGGCGACGCGTTTCTGGACGCGCCGGTAGGAGAGCAGGACGAAAAGCAGGAGCCCGACCGCTGCGAACGTAATCGCGAGTTGCATCTCCGTCGACTCGACCCCCGCGAACAGTCCGCTGAGCCGATCCAGCCAGCCGGCTCCGGTCGGATCCTCCGTTGCAGTCATAGTGAATGTCGCTTCTCGGCTCTTGTCGTCCGCGCAGCTTTGAGTATTCGTCGGTCGGTGCCGGGTGCTGCAGGCTGCCCTACGTTTCCGCCGGCTCGCCGACCTCGAGCGCCAGTCGCGCCAGCGCGGCGAACTCCCGGGGCTCCATCGCGTCGGCTCGCTTCTGCAGAATCGCTTCGTCGGCCGCCTCGACGACTGCATCGGGCGCCTCGAGGTTCGTGATGTGGGCCGTGTTCCGGATCGCGTTCCGGATCGTCTTCCGCCGTTGCGTAAAGAGGGCCTTCACGAACCGCAGGAAGAACTCCTCGTCGTCGACCTCGTAGTCCGGGTCGCGCGGCACCGCGCGGATCACCGCGCTCTGGACCGCCGGCGGCGGCGAGAACGCCTCCTTCGGGATCGATTCGACGATTTCGACGTCGGCGTAGTGCTGGGTCGACACCGAAAGCCGGCCGTACTCCGAGGTGTCGGGCTCGGCGACCATCCGCTCGGCGAACTCCTGCTGAAACATCAACACGAGCGGCCGCCCTTCGGGAAGCAGTCGGAAGGCGATCTCGCTCGAGACGCCGTAGGGGAGGTTCGACACCGAGGCCGTGAAGTCGGGCAAGTCGACCTCGAGGGCGTCGTCCTCGATCACGGTCAGATCGCCGGCGTCGATCGCCTCGCGAAACTCCTCCCGCAGGAACGCGGCGAGCTTCCGATCTCGTTCGACGACCGTCACCTCGTCGGCGACCGCGAGGAGGCGGTCGGTCAGCGCGCCAGTCCCGCCGCCGATCTCGAGCAGGTGGGACGCGTCGGCATCGATCTCCTCGAGGTAGGTCGGCAGCCGATCGAGCACGCGGTCGTCGACGAGGAAGTGCTGGTCGCGGTCCGGATCGCCGCGGACGCCGGCCCGGGCGATCAGCGCATCGGGGTCTCTCATTGCCGGCGGTTGGGCGGGGGTACGTGTAAACGCACCGTCTCGCATCGTTCGCACCGTCTCGCATCGTTCGCACCGTCTCGCGGGTTCCGCTCGAGCGGCAGTCGTCAGCTAGCCGTCGGGGCTCAGACCGTGCCGCTTCGGACGTACGTGACCGGACACGGCGAGGAGAGCAGCACCTTCTGGGCCGTACTGCCGAACACCGCCTTCCCCGTCGGCGAGCGCTTCCGGCCGCCGACGATGAGGTTGTCCGCGTCGACCTCCTCGGCCAACGCGATGATCTCCTCGGCGCGGTCGCCGACCGCAGCGCGGATCTCGACGTCGACGCCCGCCTCCTCGAGCCGATCGGAAATCTCGCTGACCGGCTCCGTCTCCCGGGCCAGCGCCTCCGGGGAGAGGTCCCGGTTCTCGAGGTCGATGCCCATCTTGTCGATGGCTTCCTGGTAGTTGTGAACCTCGTCCTCGTACTCGCTGGCCGAAATGACGTGCGCCAGAACGACGGTCGCACCCGTCGGCTCGGCGACGTCGATCGTCTGCTGGGTCAACTCGTCGATACGGTCGCTATCGCTCGGCCCGATCGCGAGTAGAATCGTCTCAATCATCGTTTTCCTTTCAGTTCCCGTATTCTTAAACGTACTGGTGGCCGGCCCGCAGGACGTCCGAGCGGCCCGCTGTGGGGCTCGTTACCGGGCGTTTTCCTCTTCCTGTCGGCCGACGAACGTTTGATACTTCAGGTCGTCGTCCCGAAGCTCCTCGAGGATGCGCTCGACGAGGATCTCGTCGGGATCGTGCAGGCCGGAGACCCGCTCTGACAGCTCCTCGAAGCTCTCGAAGGGCTTGCGCTTTCGCTCGTCGAGGATGCCGTTGCGGAGCTTCTTCCCGATGCCCGGCAGCAGGTTCAGCTGGTGGAGCCGCAGCGTGATCGGCTGGGCTTCGTTGTAGAAGTCGACGAACCGCTCCTCGTTTTCCTCGACTAGATCTTGGACCACGTACTCGAGTTCCGACTGGGCGCCCGAGGAGAGGTCCTCGTAGTCGACGCGGTGGGCTTCGGTGACGATATCCCGTTCTTCCGGCGGCTCGACGACAACCTCGCTGCCGATCGTGAGCCGCTCGTCTTCGTCGAAGGCGACCTGATAGAGGCGGAAATCGTCGACCTCCAGCGCATATCCCGCTGGAGACTTCTCGTACTGCGGTCGACCGTCGTCCGACAGCCCGTGTGCGAGGTAGTCCAACACGACTGCGCGCCGAACGTCCGTCTCGTCGCCGTCGGCTTCGCTCATTGTCTCCGAATACGTGCAGGCCACACTTAAAGAGTCGGCCCGCGTTCAGGAGTCAGTACCGCGAGTGGGGTTCCCGCGGACCTGCACCCGTGGCGATCTGCGACCGCGACGCTCGCTTCCGGGGCGTCACTGCCGAATGCGCTCTATGGCCGTCGCTGCCGAAAACGAACTCCGACGCTGGACTCCTGTCCGGCAACCGCCGCTCGGAGATCGGAAATCGAAGCCCGAAAACAGACACCGGCTCAGGCGTACTGCGCCACGACGTTGAGAATTTCGTCGAGTTCGTCCCCCGACAGCGAGTACCGCTGCTGTGCGTAGACCGACCGGAGTTCGTCCCGGTTGCGCGGCAGGAGGTTGGCGATCTTGTAGGCCGTCGGCTCGTCGACCTTCTCGAGGTCCTGCAGGTCGTCGACGAGCTGCTGGGCCTCCTCGGGCTCGAGGACGGCGAACCGGTTGGCGTGTTCGATCGCCCGCGCGAGCTCGTAGGGGAGTTCGCGCTCCTCGTCCAGTGCGCGTTCGGCTTCGATGTCGGCGAGCAGTTCCTTGGTTTCCGAGACGGTGAGGAACTCCTCGTCGACGATCTCTTTGAAGATCGTCATTGTGTGATGGAGCTCAGACCCGGTCTTCGGACCGGTCCTGGGCGCGCATGTGGGCCGC
The DNA window shown above is from Halopiger xanaduensis SH-6 and carries:
- a CDS encoding methionine synthase; protein product: MTTNENKDQFRPADHENDHFLLTTVVGSYPKPKWLNRAKELYRDEDHEFDAEDWQEAKDDAARLITDEHERAGLDVVVDGEMRRNEMVEFFAHRIEGYEFNGPVKVWGHNYFDKPSVVSEVEYDDSWLVDEYEFTAAASDRPVKVPITGPYTLANWSFNEAYDDDEELAYDLADLVNEEIEKLVDAGARYIQIDEPALATTPDDHAIVGECLERIVADIPEEVRIGLHVCYGDYSRIYPEILEFPVDEFDLELANGDYEQLDVFKDPDFTKDLALGVCDAHVAEVESVEQIEENILKGLEVVPPEQLVVSPDCGVKLLPREVAYGKMANMVQAARNVERDLDEGNIDVERGAAATADD
- a CDS encoding GntP family permease; translated protein: MLPATMPLQIGGAGPLLALVAGIATIVFLLIYLDLPPFIALVIAGFVVGAVSPDIPFGDVPGEFAGSFGDGMAGIGIPILMAAIIGKAMIESGAADRIVRFFNGVFGRDNTEYSLFSSGFVMAIPVFFDNVFYLLAPLARAARSRTGQNYALFIVAIGAAGAVTHGFVPPTPGPLLAVETFAEAGASTNLGLTIGVGLLTGLPTALVAGLGYGYVINRRLEIPLRDAMGTTVEELNEKVERPTSQLPGLLEAMLPILLAVLLVGADTFVTTFIGEDTAAASVTNFIGDPNFALTAAALAAAFTYFRMSDISGDVFSDELTEALKSGGNIAAITAAGGAFGYMLQQAGAGELIANSLQELGLGVLATAWVIAAGVRLVQGSATVAITTTAGITAPMAGSFSANPAYLVMAIGAGATFCSWYNDSGFWIVKEIGGLTQGETLKTWTVSTILIGIVGLISTLVFSTILPLA
- a CDS encoding mechanosensitive ion channel family protein, which translates into the protein MTATEDPTGAGWLDRLSGLFAGVESTEMQLAITFAAVGLLLFVLLSYRRVQKRVAERTKPLYGDIASTAVLIATCLVTLAIVVGVWDLTGTIHTGFDQLDLGGDIVAKAIVSFILIVGTIILQRFVKRVLDEVLGSAAAVTDHQREITRRLTQVVIWSVSVVVVLGVWIDDLGGLLVGAGFLGIVVGMAARQTLGTVLAGFVLMFDRPFEIGDWIKVEDEEGIVTDISIVNTRLRSFDGEYIMIPNDVVSSEMVTNRSRRGRLRIEIEVGVDYETDLEHAADVAESVVADLEYSLSAPGPQVVGKEFGDSAVVLGVRFWIDKPSARRHWRARTAAINAIKDAFDDEGIKIPFPQQELSGRAETDGFRIAGDGTSVSTGDGTEIENDSHEQRMTPPEEN
- a CDS encoding glycoside hydrolase family 3 protein — protein: MPDGNSQAEESDEVDDSRRTFMKATGAATAASAVGLGADSAAADAGAGGDRHSIDRLLEEMTLEQKVGQMTQVAIDDLGEGFGPETAFNDHDEPATVGELFTELHVGSILNGGASGPTFDGEEFVAGLNRLQQYNVTNNGTGIPFVWGGDALHGNTLLDGCTSFPQRLNMGMTRDIDLVEAAATHTGAEIAAMGGHWIFGPTVDLLRDMRWGRFFEGHSEDSMLLGEMGKARARGFERNGRVAATVKHFAGYGTPNTGKDRAHVRTSMRDLRTRQLPAYERALEEAKTVMVNSGAVNGKPAHASSWLLIQVLRKRFEFDGVVLSDWDDFYRLISNHEYLPDTEEGWREAVKQGIAAGVDMHMCGGEVAPTDFIDTVIDLVESGELSEERIDVSVRRILELKLELGLFEQPTVPEDRIDEFVGGAQSVSEQLAKESLVLLKNEDDALPLEGSERVLLTGPGIEDGTPNRFLMQHGGWTLGWQGIEDGDLTEDGPRPRQNTIEDGLAARLGDRLTHVPTEFRAAPYESIFENFDNGFFDVTDEQAAAIQNAAPASDAVVIVLGEGPHNEGFGDRDKMRFPEAQRQLVELVDELTGDDVPLVGVILAGSPRGTAETFDHLDAVLFAGQPGSDTGVAVADTLFGDYNPSGKLSFTWEGNVGHVPQFYDDYPPRQSVGAEDQLVQFEFGHGLSYTDWEYSDLSLSPATVDDPASTPTVTAQVTVHNTGDAAGDHIVEVYNTESYGSVLQPHRRLMGFERVHVDAGDSETVTIELDLSTLEVVPGDVPGHQAKVVEPGEYEVAVGEATATLSIERTGHITDPEPMPGRYDINNDGEEDIDDVMALYRRLE
- a CDS encoding nitroreductase family protein gives rise to the protein MQETASKRNELREEVAEHREPAYDVDPLFVNRWSPRAMTGDPLEEAEYLPLFEAARWAPSAFNNQHWRFLYADREDEEWDTFVGLLNEMNQAWATDAAVLVVVVSKTTFDHNDDPAPTHAFDTGAAWQNLALEGTRRGLAVHPIAGFDYERAADELEVPEAYEVQAMVAIGERALPETLPEDLREREQPSDRKPLEEIVHRGGFDGEE
- a CDS encoding HemK2/MTQ2 family protein methyltransferase codes for the protein MDLSDRRDVETEVYQPAEDSQLLAETACERIGRTAADSSGGDGDADADPPLVLEVGTGSGYVAHRVDAETDARVIASDLNPHAVRQAREEGLETVRADLVSPFADGAFDAVLFNPPYLPTDPENEWDDWMERALSGGEDGRAVIDPFLANVGRVIAPDGVVYLLVSSLTGVDEVVERAGEEGFSAAAIADESFPFETLTVLELFD